DNA sequence from the Malus sylvestris chromosome 10, drMalSylv7.2, whole genome shotgun sequence genome:
ATGCAGCACATAATCTAAATACAAGCCCAACAGgaaaaagcaaatacaacagaaAGCCCAAAAGGACCCAACtaagaaacaacaaaaaatcCTAACAATGGAGAGGAAACCAGCATCCACCACCAAGTTAGTCGACACGCCTCCAATGCAAGGCCACCACCACCAAGAGAACGAACCAAACGAAACAATTGGATCAACAAAAAATGGGGGTGAGCGAGCCACCCACGCAATGAGTGCTCCCATAATCCTACAAAATAGTGCTAAATGCACTTTAACATCCATTAAATCCAAGCACGATGCCAAGGAGAAGCACTTGGACTGAGTAGCAGTGGTTGGTAATTGAGGACATGCGACGAAAATAAGCATCGGAGAAAGAGAGGTGCATAAAGGCTTTGATCTGAGACAAACTCAGGGGAATTGAGACAAAACCCAAGGAATTGAGACATAGCTCAAAGAAAGCCAAAGTAAAGCAAAAGTAGAGTAGtgtagaaaaaaaaaccataaacaGAGGAGGAAAAAAAGGAAACTAGAGGAAAGCTTGAAATGGGGAAGCAAAAGGGGTGGTTGGGGTGAGAGATTGAGGGGGAGGGGGAAAAAAGGTGCTGGGAAGGGAAGAAGTGGGGGAAATCGGAGGAAAGGGTGGAAACCAATAGAATAGGGTGGAAGAAAGGGGAAGATGGAGGAGGTTGAAAAAACAAGGAGAGATGGTGAGAAAGGGAGGAAGGGAGAAGGGCGAGGAAGGGAGGGCACTAGGCTGCCCCAACCCCAAGCCGGAGCCAAAGGCCGACGTCAAGGAGGGTTTCAGAAGTTTAGTGATTTttgggggagagagagggaaggagtCATAGTAGAGGCACTAAAATATGGTTTTAAAGTGAATTTCTTCAGCTAGTAATATgtttattgttttctttgtcAGTACATAATAATGAACTTgccataataatatggttcaacttcgtctttggcgagaatcgaacctaagacctctcacttaaaagtgaaaaagaatatcattagatcgtagtactaTGTGGCGTGTTTGAATCAATTGTTAATACTAAAAGCAataaggtttagggtttagggataTAATCAAAGCTCACAtaattacattattactagcccattatAAGACTTAGCCCTCCatttccttagtgtagataatatcatttgttcaaaaataatCAACTACTAATAATGGTAATAGTCGACTGCATGCATTAACAGTTGGTAGAATTTTTCTTTCCCTAAAGAATCCCAACCAAATTCATAATATAAAACTTGGAACTTTGGGAATATGTGTATGGTGTTACACAGCAGATGAGGACCAGAAAATGTCTATCCTAAACCAACTACCCTGTCCACTAATTTTTCAGTTTATGACTTGCAACCATATCAGCGGTTAAACCAACTACCCTCTCCAGCCATTGCTAATTTGCTACCGTTATTACAGTTTACACAAATTAACCACCAACTACTGAGCAGCAGCAATGGCAGCAACGCAAGCCAAAACGCCTTCTCTATGTTATTATGCTCGTCAACTTCACAACCATATTCCTGCATCATCCCTATCACTTGTTGGTAATAATCTTAAATCCAACCACCACAAGAAGCCCCTCAAATTCACCTGCAGATCCAGCGGCCAGGATGTAACGATTCTTTCTTTGATCTTTGTTTCTAACTTTTGTAATGTTAATTgctgtattttttatttattgatttctGACTATATTTTCTTTGCCAGGATTATTACATTGATGCTCCTGTTGAAGTGGGTGATGGGTTTTCCTTTAGTGGAGGTGCTTACTTAATTCTGGCATTTTTCGAGGGAGCTGTTAGTTGCGCTACAATTATGTCATCCTGCTCTTGACGTGCAGGATGACTGTTTTCGGAGTGCTCATAGCAACTCTCTTTTCTCACTAGTCTCTATTGTGTGTGTTTATAAAGTTAAAGTGGAAATATGGGTGTTTTGGCAGGAAAGTATTCTGATGGACCAAGTCCTTCTGATGAATGGTTTAAGCAAGGGAAGATCGTGAGTCCTTTtcctatttttctttaatttaaccATTTGAAAGCAACTTGCAGTTTATCTCATGCTTAAACTATATATAACTTTGATTTTCCTCTAGGTGAAAGCTTACGCTGCTTTTGGTTCCGGCGAGAAGGCAAAAGACCCGATTTTTGGACTCGCAATGGGTGCTGATTCTCAGGCCTCCACTGATGTTTTCAGGTGAACTTATAAATTATCTTTGGACATTTGATAGTATAgtgtttttgtttatatgtttctGTGGAATACAGACATTGAGATTGGATTATTTGCAGGGCTTACCAATTGAAACATGCTCTGTATATATGATTTTGTTCCATAGATGGTTTTGCGTTGAATCCGGAAGTGCTGATAATCCTTCAGTTATATTAATTCATGGTTTCCCTTCTCAGGTGAGTCAGTCGTAATTTGTCATAGTAGGACAGGAAGCCTTCTACAATTTTTGTGTTGTTGTATATCTGTATGATTTAAACGCATGTTTTAACTTGTGAAATCCAATTTCAAGCTCCCATCTATGTCTTGATCTTCTGTTTATTCATGAATGTGTTCAAATCATCAGGCATACTCTTACCGCAAAGTTCTTCCCATACTTTCGAAGGACTATCACGCGATTGCTTTTGATTGGCTCGGTAAGAATCAAGATCACAAGTTTAGCTTATATCCTGAATGCAGTTGAAATTCTCAACGTGAACTACTCGTGCAATTCTATTTTTGGTTCGCTTGAAAAGCAGTTCGATCAGTTGCTTGTTGCATCTGCCTTCAATTGCAGGCTTTGGATTTTCAGATAAGCCTCAACCCAAATATGGATTTGACTACACTATGAATGGTAATTGTTTTCGGTCTTATCTCTTACGAAGTCAGGCAGAAATGCAAAAATTACTCTTGTTTATGTCGTCGAGTTTTTTTCATGGTTATGCAGAGTTTGTAGCATCCTTGGAGTCGTTCATAAACGAAGTTACTGTTAACAAGGTCACGCTCGTTGTCCAGGTATTTTGTTTCTCCAGTGAATATATAAACATGTAATTCAAAGCCTGCAATTGAAAAGAAGTCTGATCTTTAATGTGCCTCTCAGGGATACTTTGCGCCGGTTGTAGTTAAATACGCTAGCAGTCATCAGGAAACGATTGACAACTTAATACTCTTAAATCCTCCGGTATGTACTCTCGCAAAATCCACCATTTCTTTCTTCGTTTTTTTACTCATACTTTGTCATTTTGAACAAATTGCGGAGTTTTCGCAAGGTTTTCTTATTTAGAAATCGGTGTCTTATTTCTCAAGAAGAAATCTGAAGATTAGAAACAGAATTATGATGGATGTTATAGTGTTGTCTTGCTGCATTGTAAACTTATTCAGGCAGATAatgttatcttttctttttattaaagctAACAGAGAAGCATGCCAACCTTCCATCAACCTTGTCAATTTTCAGCAACTTTTTGTTGGGTGAAATATTTTCTCAGGtaagaaaatatgcattttctgtttggttgccgagaaaaaaGAGAATATCATTCCAATGTAAACTTGTTCATTAACGTACTCTGTGTGATGATCGACCAGGATCCTCTGAGGGCTAGTGATAAAGCCTTGGAAAGCTCCGGACCTTACAAAATGAAAGAGGACGATGCTATGGTCTACAGAAATCCTTACCTCACATCTGGAGCCTCCGGTTTTGCACTAAATGCAATTAGCAGGGCCATGAAGAAAGAGCTGAAGGTGAACCTTCTTATCATATATTGTACTTTAGTATTTCGTCGATTTCCCTCCTGCTTGTGCACCTTACTGCCGATTTTCCTCTTAACGTTCTATGAGTGGCCAATTTCCTCCCTACCGTCATGTTTTAGTTACATCTCACATAATTTTGTGTTCATAGAAGTCCAATGCCAGTCATTAAATTATGCAGGGCCAGCCCTGAGGGGAAACAGGTGATGGCCACCGTATAGGGCCCTGGATTTGTATTAGAGTTTGGCTCAAAGCATAATCAATTTTTCACTAAACCGGGTTATTACGCTGCTAATGCAGTTTCTTATGCTGCTTTTGGCAGAAGTATGTGGGTGAAATGAAGACTATACTAACAGATGAAGACTGGAAAGTTCCGACCACAGTCTGTTGGGGCAAAAGAGACAGGTGGTTGAGTTATGACGGCGTTGAAGAATTCTGCAAGGATTCTAAGCATAAGCTTATTGAAATTCCTATGGTACCATCCTCTTCTATGCACATATGCAGCACAAGTTTTAgctttacacacacatgcacacataAGCTTGATGAAATTCCTATGGTACCATCCTCTTCCATTGTCTGGGGTTTTTAGTTTTGAGAACTTACGCAACCTGTTTATCGGGATTTTCAGGCAGGCCATCACGTGCAGGAGGATCGCGGCGAAGAACTTGGGGAAGTCCTTAAGGGGATTATCAGAAGAAGCCGTTTCGGTCTTTGATACTTTTATAATTGCTTATTTGAGAGAATTAAAGGGTAAATCCACTTCCATGTTTCTTGTGTTAGTATATAGATTATTGAGATGATATATAAATTTTACCAATTGAATGCTACAAATTGTGATATTAGAATATTATTCACAAATTCCACATGTATGCTACGAATAAAAGGGCCCTTGGATGCTTTGATTGGTTAGAAAATCAATCTCTTCGTGTTTTTACTTAGCTGTGATGTTCTTTTGGAATGCATCAATCCAGCAATTATCTTCTCTGATTGCCTTTTTCCATCTGTTCTTGAAAGTTTCCAATTCAGCCAAGGATAGCTTCCTCACCTGAAAATAATAGATGTAAGAACGATGAGTTCGAAGAATCCCTAAGTTCGCGGTACAAGCTTCGGGCTAGGAGAAATATTTATGCGTACAAAGAACTTCATTAGAATTCTTACCTCGGTTCTAGGGTCAGATACCGGCTGTTCTGAACTAGGCAAGTTTATATTTTgagcaggttgatcatttgctTCAGCATTTGTCTGCATTGGTGATTTTCTCCATTAGCGTGATTTAAACAAATCATACGAAAATTATACCTTCGCAAAACAGACGAGTTGAGGAGAGACAGAGAGTTGTACGAAATTTCTGACCTTGTTTGCTGCCGAACCCCCCAATGAAGGAATACCATAATGAATAATGTACTCAGAATCAACAATTCCGATATTTTTAGTTCGATCACCCTGTAAAGGATTGATTCGGACATGAGAAATGCACAGAATAGAACGGGTGAAGAAAATGTAATTTACAAGATAGAAAAATTGCCTGTGCACAATAACCAAGCTGGAAATCCAAGCCCCAAGCATGAACTAAGTCATTCTGTTTGTGAGGGGGAAAAAAGGTAAAGAAACGAGAGAACTGTTAAAAACCAGATTATACATGAGGTTTAGCTTCCTGCTGATCTCATCCTTTTTGATAATACATGTTAAAACCGAATCTAATCTTATCATTAAGCAATGCAGAAGACTTAAACCTTGTCGTACCTGAATCATATGCCATATGCAGCGCCACGATGCTTGTGAAAAAACAGGAGCCATCATTTCTACAAACCTGCCCATACATATAATTAAGACGTGTAGGAACGCATGCAGCATACATGGATTGATGCACGTGTGAGTAAACTATACCCATCTATGTGTGTATGCAAAATTCGTACCCTGTGCATGGAGGATCTGTGCTGTTTTCATTACACTTCCTTCCACCACGAAGCGTCTTGTTTATCTTCCTGTTAATGCATCACCAACCAAAAGATTGGAGCAATTTAGGAAATGTGAAAGTGAACCGTTTACTTCGACCTAAGTTAAAGCAAATAGTGAAGAATATACTGAGAATACATGAGTATTATTAGATCCTGCGGCCAAATTTCAAATTAGGTTTGATGCAAGTCTCTTTATTTTCTTCGGAAAGACAGCACACCTGTGTACTTCTGTTCTGTTGTCTCTCGCCGTAAGAAGATGATGCACCTCAGAGTTGTCAGGATCTAGTGCTGGTTGTGATATCTCAAGCCCCTCTTTTCTAATAATGGATAAGTATCTGCATATGAAAGAAACCAATATGGATTCATACTCAGAAACAATATTTGGATGCAATTGTTCACATCAATTAATGCATGAATCATGTACGAATTGGGCAAGCACCTTCCAGCATTGAAATTTTCGATTCCAAGGTCCTCGTCCCAGAGGAAGATGAATTCGTAATCAGAAACAATATCTGGATGCAAGAAACGCTTGGCATACCACCTATGTGAAAAAGGAAGCGGACCAAGTTACTAGAACTGACTAGGAAAAATCGAGCAAGTGCAAATTTCAGTTTCGAATTATAGATAGGGGCAATTACCACTTAGTTTGATTCATAGCAGACACATGAATGGCCTTACCACTCCATTCCAAATCTCTCCACTCGTTTACATGACCGTCGTAATGGAAAAGCATAAAAACGAAATCACTTGATATGAACTGCGAAATCAAATAACAATGAGATATCAAATCCATTGAATTCAAAGATCGAAGAAACTAAACAACGGGATGAGAAACAATTGTGCTCTCCATTACCTTCTTTACAATCTTGTTCACACTTTCCTTTTGCTTTAATCCAACTGCCATGGCCAATAAGTTTGTTGATGACTTTGATTTCTAAAACAGAAGGAGTGCAGAACATATatcaacattcaaatcatattGCCTACAACCCTAATTACCAAATTCTTCAAGCTGCTTAATCAAAACCTAAGATTATTGCTACAATCAACACAGAAACACGGGCGTACCTTTTTGTTTCGGGGACCCCATAACGGTTGCATTAGCAAGTCGGAGGTCTTGGAAACAATTCCTTTAGGTAGTGCCTCAGTTCCTTCAGGCCTGCATTGAGTCTGAACATGTAGGACATCATCAATCACAACTACAAATATCAACCACTGTACATACAAATTATAAAGAAAAGTCAAGTGCTATATAAGAACAAACCTCGCAACTTTTCGAAATTGTATGTTGCATACCATTAACCGATCCCCATGCTAAAAACTTCTGCCAATAAAATGCCTAATTAGAACTAAATATGTCATGTTAAGCAGAACAGCTGAATCtgtatgcatatacatatatactactTATTCAATGCGGTTAACcgcactttttttttaaatgtggtCAGGTTTAGTGATGATATATTGACAACCATATCAACAACCGTAAGGTCGAAGTATCAACAATATCAATACTATGAACAATGTATCACATTTAAAAAGAGCAAGgttaatatatagtataattatatatattcaatCATGGCGAGGAGAGTACCTCTTTATAATCAGTGACAACAAATTGGCCCCCAAAGAAGAGAACTGCAGAAAGCATAGCAATGGTAGAAAGGAAACTGCAACTAAAGAACCTCCTCTTTGGGTCCTCGTGAGAAATCTGATTGCAGGAGCAAAGAACAAAAACAATATaaaccaaattaattaaaagggTACAAGATTGGACATTAAAAAGCcacataaaccaatttacaaaaaaaaaaaaacaaagaaaatgatgaacGCAGAGGGAGAAAGAAAGTATCATACTTCGAAACCAAAACTCGAGAAATTTTAAGAGAGCTATTGCAAAGAGGGACTTACAGAAGTTGGGGTCTTCAGCATCATCATCTCCAAGTTGTATAAAACTAGAACAATTTATGAATGTTGAGAGATTGAGAAATGAGATTAGGGTGATTGGAAGGAAGGAAGCAAAAACTATGGATTATAATGTGGTATATATTGGGGAgagaataaatttaattaaaaagtttCGTCAGCGGGGCTTCAAAAGCAGTCCAGCAAGTGACGCGGCACGTTTCTTGAAACTGCAAAAGccaattttcaaattaaaaaaaaagctacTTATGCCACGTCTCCTTCAAAAGCCGCCAAGACTCGGGAAGACTGCCTAATTCGTTGGTTACAAACCCACTTCGATGTCagtacaaatttttttatttattttttttggaagtACTATTCGTacactgttttttattttttacgtacatttttattaatttattttttcaattgatTTAATTTGACAATCCAAAATTGAAAGGGATATGTgaaagtaaaaataggtgtatGAATACTAGCaccactttttctttttaatatgaTTGTATGTATTAGCATTTTCGTAGATGATATGTGACATGTGATAATCATATTTCATCCAAAGTTGAATTATGGGCCTATGTAATGTAGTAAACAAATTTAATAAAGTAACGATTAATCATATGAAAAGATCTAATACTTTGTAACAGAGCAGTGTCGAAGACTATTGAACCCTTAATTTGGAGTGGACTTTGTAATTTAAACTAGGCTCGATCTTGGACCTTAATTATTGGATCTCCACGTTACTGCTCCTTAAATCTCTCAAAAGATGAATATGTTTCTTTGTGCAGAAGCAAATATAAGGCATTTCGCTTGCCAAGCTAACAAGTCACGAACTGTCAAACATGTTGCATGGGTCTGCTTGTTTTCACATCAATATGGGTAATTTGGATGGTCTAGAATTATCTTACGTAAGACTTCTACCAACACATAAGCAATGAAATATATATGTGGGTcgtttagttttaaaattagttAAGACAGACCCATAATTTTAAAGTGAGCGGGGCTAGAATTTCTTTACCTACAGATTAAGAACTTTATGCTGGCTTGCATGTTCTCTAATACACCCCGACCCAATAACAAGAAGCTAAGAGGTCATGATGTGATGGCCAACACTAAGTTAACGATGCAATCTCATCATAGGATGATGACACACCATTAATTTAATGAAGAAAGCCATAAGAGCAAGTTCatccctaaggactttgtgccgGTACCCAGCCTATTTATCCACTCCAGTGAACAGTAGTAGACTCTAATGAACAATAGTAGGCCAATACATCTccatccctaaaaaaatgcgctggcacccagcccatttaaaatatttttaaattttttctaaaagaataaaaaaataaaatagttttattttcggataggatttttaaccaatctcgtcacgccacgtgtcattatccgaacgtactattttgtgaatagatttccgctaagattttcaaccaatcccgacgcgccacgtgtcacttccgttttacaataatttagccaagatttcgataagattttcaaccaatcacgtcatgccacgtgtcattatccgaaaatactattttgtggattgatttccgataagatttttgaCCAATCCCGACGCGTCATGTGTCATTtccggtttacaataatttagccaagatttcgataagattttcaaccaatcacgtagtgccacgtggcattgcccagaacctcatcctttctttttatgTCCATATAAACCTTACATCactacatccatcctcacaccaagctcaatccttctttttagctcagaatccttgttcatcattttcaaatcttgagttcttattacaatgtcttcttcaagaagaGTGTATAAACAGTTGCAGGAGCAACAGAAAAGGTTGTTGGACAACAAGCAGAATTGGCCAATCTCaaggaaggtggaggtggagatgaggctttcttcatggaggatgatgaggatgatcaccatagaaggtagagggcctcacattcccgccgtGTCATGGAAGTCATGGGTTAGATAGCCAAACCTAAACGTGCTGCAAACctcgatagaaaaagggaaagacaaggtaaagatctcttggaagattattttattcccaatagcatattccctgatcatgtttttagacgtcgttttagaatgcaacgaaatttgtttgacaaaatcatgagtgctatttgcaaccatgatccatactttgtgcaaaaaaagGATgctttttgttgatgcacaaaaccgg
Encoded proteins:
- the LOC126586934 gene encoding uncharacterized protein LOC126586934 isoform X3, which codes for MAATQAKTPSLCYYARQLHNHIPASSLSLVGNNLKSNHHKKPLKFTCRSSGQDDYYIDAPVEVGDGFSFSGGKYSDGPSPSDEWFKQGKIVKAYAAFGSGEKAKDPIFGLAMGADSQASTDVFRWFCVESGSADNPSVILIHGFPSQAYSYRKVLPILSKDYHAIAFDWLGFGFSDKPQPKYGFDYTMNEFVASLESFINEVTVNKVTLVVQGYFAPVVVKYASSHQETIDNLILLNPPLTEKHANLPSTLSIFSNFLLGEIFSQDPLRASDKALESSGPYKMKEDDAMVYRNPYLTSGASGFALNAISRAMKKELKGQP
- the LOC126586934 gene encoding uncharacterized protein LOC126586934 isoform X2, which translates into the protein MAATQAKTPSLCYYARQLHNHIPASSLSLVGNNLKSNHHKKPLKFTCRSSGQDDYYIDAPVEVGDGFSFSGGKYSDGPSPSDEWFKQGKIVKAYAAFGSGEKAKDPIFGLAMGADSQASTDVFRWFCVESGSADNPSVILIHGFPSQAYSYRKVLPILSKDYHAIAFDWLGFGFSDKPQPKYGFDYTMNEFVASLESFINEVTVNKVTLVVQGYFAPVVVKYASSHQETIDNLILLNPPLTEKHANLPSTLSIFSNFLLGEIFSQDPLRASDKALESSGPYKMKEDDAMVYRNPYLTSGASGFALNAISRAMKKELKFLMLLLAEVCG
- the LOC126586934 gene encoding uncharacterized hydrolase YNR064C isoform X1, whose protein sequence is MAATQAKTPSLCYYARQLHNHIPASSLSLVGNNLKSNHHKKPLKFTCRSSGQDDYYIDAPVEVGDGFSFSGGKYSDGPSPSDEWFKQGKIVKAYAAFGSGEKAKDPIFGLAMGADSQASTDVFRWFCVESGSADNPSVILIHGFPSQAYSYRKVLPILSKDYHAIAFDWLGFGFSDKPQPKYGFDYTMNEFVASLESFINEVTVNKVTLVVQGYFAPVVVKYASSHQETIDNLILLNPPLTEKHANLPSTLSIFSNFLLGEIFSQDPLRASDKALESSGPYKMKEDDAMVYRNPYLTSGASGFALNAISRAMKKELKKYVGEMKTILTDEDWKVPTTVCWGKRDRWLSYDGVEEFCKDSKHKLIEIPMAGHHVQEDRGEELGEVLKGIIRRSRFGL
- the LOC126586933 gene encoding uncharacterized protein LOC126586933 isoform X2, which translates into the protein MMMLKTPTSISHEDPKRRFFSCSFLSTIAMLSAVLFFGGQFVVTDYKEKFLAWGSVNGMQHTISKSCETQCRPEGTEALPKGIVSKTSDLLMQPLWGPRNKKKSKSSTNLLAMAVGLKQKESVNKIVKKFISSDFVFMLFHYDGHVNEWRDLEWSGKAIHVSAMNQTKWWYAKRFLHPDIVSDYEFIFLWDEDLGIENFNAGRYLSIIRKEGLEISQPALDPDNSEVHHLLTARDNRTEVHRKINKTLRGGRKCNENSTDPPCTGFVEMMAPVFSQASWRCIWHMIQNDLVHAWGLDFQLGYCAQGDRTKNIGIVDSEYIIHYGIPSLGGSAANKTNAEANDQPAQNINLPSSEQPVSDPRTEVRKLSLAELETFKNRWKKAIREDNCWIDAFQKNITAK
- the LOC126586933 gene encoding uncharacterized protein LOC126586933 isoform X1, whose translation is MMMLKTPTSISHEDPKRRFFSCSFLSTIAMLSAVLFFGGQFVVTDYKEAFYWQKFLAWGSVNGMQHTISKSCETQCRPEGTEALPKGIVSKTSDLLMQPLWGPRNKKKSKSSTNLLAMAVGLKQKESVNKIVKKFISSDFVFMLFHYDGHVNEWRDLEWSGKAIHVSAMNQTKWWYAKRFLHPDIVSDYEFIFLWDEDLGIENFNAGRYLSIIRKEGLEISQPALDPDNSEVHHLLTARDNRTEVHRKINKTLRGGRKCNENSTDPPCTGFVEMMAPVFSQASWRCIWHMIQNDLVHAWGLDFQLGYCAQGDRTKNIGIVDSEYIIHYGIPSLGGSAANKTNAEANDQPAQNINLPSSEQPVSDPRTEVRKLSLAELETFKNRWKKAIREDNCWIDAFQKNITAK
- the LOC126586933 gene encoding uncharacterized protein LOC126586933 isoform X3, whose protein sequence is MMMLKTPTSISHEDPKRRFFSCSFLSTIAMLSAVLFFGGQFVVTDYKEFLAWGSVNGMQHTISKSCETQCRPEGTEALPKGIVSKTSDLLMQPLWGPRNKKKSKSSTNLLAMAVGLKQKESVNKIVKKFISSDFVFMLFHYDGHVNEWRDLEWSGKAIHVSAMNQTKWWYAKRFLHPDIVSDYEFIFLWDEDLGIENFNAGRYLSIIRKEGLEISQPALDPDNSEVHHLLTARDNRTEVHRKINKTLRGGRKCNENSTDPPCTGFVEMMAPVFSQASWRCIWHMIQNDLVHAWGLDFQLGYCAQGDRTKNIGIVDSEYIIHYGIPSLGGSAANKTNAEANDQPAQNINLPSSEQPVSDPRTEVRKLSLAELETFKNRWKKAIREDNCWIDAFQKNITAK